The DNA window ACTGTGTCGGGCGTACGAGCCCCGCACGCGGCGGGGGAGGGGACACCCTTCTCCTTTCTGGCGGTGTGGAGATGGTTGCCTGCGCATCGGCACAGGAGTGCGGCTGCGCGGCTGGCACCGGCCGCGGGCGGGGTGCCGGGAGGTGCGGGGTAGGCGGCGCACCGAACGGTGGCGGGTCCGTGAGCGGTTCCAGACCGGAACCGGACCCCGGATCACCTCCCTTCGTCGTGGTCGCGCCGTTGGCGGGAACCGTCCGCGTCGCACTGCCCTGGTGTCACCACAAGCTACGAACTATGCGATATCGCATGCTGTGCGACAATGTAGTACAAACAGAACGCAGTGTGAGACAGGTCTCGAGCTTATGTCAAGCTTAGGGGGAGGGCCGGAGGCCGGGAAGGTGTGTTACCGGTACCTCACCAGGGGTGTGCCCCCAGCTCCCGGGAGATGGAACGCGCCGCGTCGCGTACGTAGGAGATCTGCTCCCTGCGCAGGCCCTCGTCGTCGCACAGCCGCTCGATCGCCCCGGACAGCCCGATCGCGCCCACCGCGGTTCCCCGCCGGTCACGGATCGGGGCGGCGAGTGCCACCTCGCCGTCGATGAGCTCCTCCTTCTCCGAGGCCCATCCGTGGCTGCGGACCGCCTCCAGCTCGTGCTGCAGCTCCTCGGGTGAGGTGAGGGTGTTTCGGGTGTAGCCGACCAGCTCGGTCCCCGGTTCCGGCTCGTCGGGACAGGCCAACGGGTCGAAAGCCAGCAGCGCCTTGCCCAGGGCGCTCGCGTGCAGCGGCAGCAGCGATCCCACCTCGAGCGTCTGACTGCTGTCGTCCGGGCGGAACACATGGTGGACCACCAGTACCTGCCCCTCGTGCAGGATGCCGATCCGTACGCTCTCCCCGCTGCGCCCCGCGAGCGAGTCGGCCCAGTTCAGCGCGCGGGTGCGGAGCTCGTTGCCGTCCAGGTACCGGGTGCCCAACCGCAGCACCCCACCACCGAGGCGGTACTGGCCCGTTTCCGCGTCCTGCTCGACGAAGCCCACATGCTGCAGGGTGCGCAGGATGCCCAGCGTCGTTCCCTTGGGGAGCTCCAACGTCCGGGCGATCTCGGTGAGGCTCAGTCCGCGGACGCCGCCGGCGAGCAACCGCAGGATGGCGGCGGCGCGTTCGACGGACTGGATTCTGCCAGGCATGGGGGGCTGCCACTCCTAAGTACGACAATGTCACACATCGATCCTACTGGAACGTGTGACCTGCACTACTGGGCGTTCCGCGAGAGCTCTCGGCATCGGTGCCGGGACGACATCGTATCCCTGCCCTGGGGCAGCCCGCTGGGTACGTCCCCTGGAGTGCCTCATGGTCCCGTGTGAACCGGGGGTTCCACCGAGCGCGATGGCTGCCCGAACGCCCGCGGCGCGGGACCGGGTGCCGCCCGCGCACCGCGGGCGGGGGTGCTTCCCGGCCGACAGCGGTCAGCGCTCCGGTCGCACCCCCCGCCGGCGCGTCATCGCGGGATGCGGATCTCGACTCGCCGGTTCTTCTCCCGGCCCTCGGGGTTGTCCTCGCCGTCGACCTCGTTGGGCGCCACCGGGTCGGCGGAACCGTGGCCCGTGACGTCGAAGGTGATGTCGCTGCCCTCGGTGCGCGAGCTGAGTTCCTCCTCGACCGCTTCCGCGCGTTCCTCGGACAGTTCCTGGTTGCGTTCCGCGCTTCCCTTGGCGTCGGTGTAACCGTCGATCTCCACGGTCGTGCCCTCGGCGCTGTCGTCCAGTACCCGGGCGGCTTCCTCCAGCGCGCCGTCGGCCTCGTCGGTGATGTCCGCCTCGTCGAACTCGAACAGGACGTCAGCCGCCAGGGTGACGGTCCGCTCCTCGGAGTTCTCCGCGTCGGTGACCGAGCCGTCCTCGTTCCGGGTGGCCACCGTGAGGTCCTGCACGGGGGGAGAGAGCTTCTGTACGGGAGT is part of the Haloactinospora alba genome and encodes:
- a CDS encoding IclR family transcriptional regulator; the encoded protein is MPGRIQSVERAAAILRLLAGGVRGLSLTEIARTLELPKGTTLGILRTLQHVGFVEQDAETGQYRLGGGVLRLGTRYLDGNELRTRALNWADSLAGRSGESVRIGILHEGQVLVVHHVFRPDDSSQTLEVGSLLPLHASALGKALLAFDPLACPDEPEPGTELVGYTRNTLTSPEELQHELEAVRSHGWASEKEELIDGEVALAAPIRDRRGTAVGAIGLSGAIERLCDDEGLRREQISYVRDAARSISRELGAHPW
- a CDS encoding OmpA family protein; translated protein: MSSSASPGVRLVCWVIAGSVLAVPTSAHAQGGTETEPDAPGPAAVDTAPIHDLNTPVQKLSPPVQDLTVATRNEDGSVTDAENSEERTVTLAADVLFEFDEADITDEADGALEEAARVLDDSAEGTTVEIDGYTDAKGSAERNQELSEERAEAVEEELSSRTEGSDITFDVTGHGSADPVAPNEVDGEDNPEGREKNRRVEIRIPR